Part of the Halodesulfurarchaeum formicicum genome is shown below.
CACGGCCGTCGTCGTGATGTACTCGTTCATCCAACTGGGCTTTCTCTACGCGATCTACACCGTCTCCCCGACAGACCCGGTCTGGTACGTGCCCGAGCAGCACACGACAGCCACGGAACGACGTATGCAACGGGCGGTCCTGGTGGGTGGGTCGCTGTCCATCCTTGCGATCGCTGCCACGCTCGTGGTGATGCTCGGGGCGACCGGAATCGACCCAGACACCGTGCCGCTGCCGATCTACGCCGCCTTCCCGACGACACCGCTGCTGATACCGGGGCTGGTCGCCCGCCAGGAGGAAGGAGACATCAAAGATCGAGACAGCGAGTACGTGAGTTTCATTCGCGCGCTCGGGTCGAGCGAAACCGCCCAGCAGACCACCACGACGGCGGTTTTGGAGGGGCTTCGCGAGAAGGACTTCGGTCCCTTGACCGAGAACGTTACCGACCTCTACACGCGCCTGAAGATGCGGCTCTCGCCCGAGGAAGCCTGGCGGTTTTTCACCGCCGACGCCCACTCCTATCTCATCCAGAAGTTCAGCGAGATGTACCTCATCGGGCGACAGATGGGTGGCGATCCCAAACATCTCGGAGAGCTCATTAGCGAGAACATGAACGAGGTGCTCCAGTTGAGAGAGCGCCGAAGCCAGTCGACGATGACCCTGATCGGCGTCCTCTATGGGATCTCCGCCGCCGCCACGTTTGCCTTCTTCATCGGGCTGGGGATCGTCGAACAGCTTTCGGGCCTGTCGGCCGGGCTCGCCTCGACGGGGAGTTTCGACTTCAACTCGCTCATCCACACGGAAGTGTACAACGTCGGTCTGATCGAATTCCTGCTCACCGTGACCGTCCTGATCAACGCCCTCATCTCCGCACTCATGGTCCGGGTCGTCGACGGGGGCCACACGGTGAACAGCTACCTGCACTTCGTCGCGCTCACCTGGCTGGGAGCCATCATCGGGTCCGGGACGCTGGAACTCGTTGGCACCCTGTTGGGGATCTGATCGCAGCAGGCACA
Proteins encoded:
- the flaJ gene encoding archaellar assembly protein FlaJ, which produces MATESEEGVSFELSTLLVSIRDAYRQMEIPVSRYVGGILLPGVLFFLVTIVAAIGLDMPLFVRLPMPALGLLIVVAAFIYPKLRLDQRRKRMEEVFHLYVTHMTVLSTTNIDRVEVFRRIAATDDYGPLSEETRRIVQLVDTWNQSLDDACRMRAKKVPSDAVSDFFDRLSYTINAGESLSNYLVSEQSAIIQNYTTIYEGQLENLEVMKDLYLSMILSVTFALVFGTVLPIISGTDPTITVTAVVVMYSFIQLGFLYAIYTVSPTDPVWYVPEQHTTATERRMQRAVLVGGSLSILAIAATLVVMLGATGIDPDTVPLPIYAAFPTTPLLIPGLVARQEEGDIKDRDSEYVSFIRALGSSETAQQTTTTAVLEGLREKDFGPLTENVTDLYTRLKMRLSPEEAWRFFTADAHSYLIQKFSEMYLIGRQMGGDPKHLGELISENMNEVLQLRERRSQSTMTLIGVLYGISAAATFAFFIGLGIVEQLSGLSAGLASTGSFDFNSLIHTEVYNVGLIEFLLTVTVLINALISALMVRVVDGGHTVNSYLHFVALTWLGAIIGSGTLELVGTLLGI